The Leptidea sinapis chromosome 24, ilLepSina1.1, whole genome shotgun sequence region CTGTGGGTGCCCAAAATCATGGTGTGTcttcattcatcatcatcattcatgccactttgttttcttgtcaattattatttaaactttaaacagcTTTTCTGTAACTGTCCCATTGATCATGGCATCGCAATTGCTCTCGTCATTTTGTGACATACAATGTTTTCTCATTAACCCagtaattcttgaaaaacccaaaaattctaagcggcagtacaattgcgctcatcaccttgagatataaaatgttaagtatcattttcccagtaatttcactaactatggcgcccttcaaaccgaaacacgataatgcttgcacattagtTTTTAAAGGCAGGAATATTCGCCATTCTTATGTCTTAAAGAATAACTggattatttatctatttaatatataagtttttgaatattCTATAACTTTTCTGATCCAATTGTATTTATTCCATTGCccaatttgcccagtaatttcactagctacggcgcccttcaaaccgaaacacgataatacTAGCCCACCATTGCTTCATGTCAGAAAAATGCACCGCTATGGTACCGGCCTACTCGTCAGCATTCTGTAACTGTTAGAAGCCTCCCGatggtaaaattttattatcctTTAACACcaagttttatattaaaagcgtatatatataatacgcaCTTGCGACaggtatgtacatacattaatactaagtaggtacctatttttaaagaattaaagcTCGTTTAATAATGGCTGAataatttgtttgtatattattcCACATCTCTGCATTTACTATGTTATTGGAACATATTCTTGGTGGTaggaatgtaaaataattaatcaacGACCCATCAACAAACAGTAATAACTTGGTCTTTTTATCTTTGATACTTACGTTTTCCAATCGCTCCAGTAGAATTTGTCTCCATTGATTGCGAGTCCAAATGGATAAGAACAGTTAGCTGCAACTATTTCTTTCTCCATGTTGTCGATTCCAACGCATCTAATACTGAGGAGTCCCGCGTCCGCGTAACAAAGACGATCTCTGACCCAGTCAATCGCTAAGGAGTTTGGCAGCTTTACATCTGTTTGATCCAAGAAAATGCCCCTTTCACTTCCGTCCATGTTTGCCCATTCAATTTTTGGACCAGAGCGGTTCCAATCCGAccagaatatttttctgaaagCAAATAGTTATTAAACCACCTGTGTTATTAACCGAGGTATTCCTCGGTTTTCACCTAGATCGTAGGTTCATGAGATTAACCTCCTGCTTAGGATTCTGGTTTATCTCCTGGAAAATACATTAGaagaatttaattacaaataggtaTCAATTTGTTTCTATTAACTTCGTCCAAATTTATTCCTTATTCTGGAGTACCTCAGGGATCTAACCTCGGACCTCTGCTTTTTGCattgtttataaatgatataagttcATGCATTAAACACTCAGAGTATTCATTATACGCCGCTGATATGAAACTATATAGAATAATCCAAACAGAGGACGATGCTATATTATTTCAACAAGACTTGACCGAATTCAAGTATGgtgtgatataaataaaatgattataaatgttTCCAAGTGCCATCACATATCATTTACCAGAAAACGGTCCTCACTTCAAACAacttatagtttaaaaaatgtaaatttaagaaAAGTAGAAGAGGTTAGAGATTTGGGTGTAATTTTAGATTGTAAATTGAACTTCATTccacattacaataaaataatttctaaagcTGCTCAGATATACGGCTTTATATGGCGAGCGACAAAAGATTTTAAGAGCACCaaacctaaaattattttatataatgcaCTAGTGCGGAGCATTCTCGAATTTGGCAGCACAATATGGAATCCATAGTATTCAGTACATAGTGACCGAATCGAGAGGATAAATCGTACGTTTACTCGACAtctgtgtaaaaacaataaaaacataagcAATAGATTTGATTATAATAGCAAGTTACAATTCttcaatttacaaaaattaGCAGCTCGTCGGCGTATGCTTGACATTACATATCTGTACAAAATTGTAGACAATAAAATAGATTATGTGGACgtattaaattgtataacattTCAAGTACCTCAACGTAATActcgaaataaaacaatttttttctatttaccgGTTACGAGAACTAATATTGGACGGAATGCACCTTTCTATAGGATTTGTTCCACATAGAAttccataattttaaataatgctgATTTAGATCTCTTCAACGACAATTTAGCGGATCTTATCTTATAGCTGTTATTATTTCGGAATAAACAGAGCGGCTCAAAAGATTAGATTGGCTTATTGCACATCCAAATCCTCTTACTAAAATAATACTTCAACTCAGCAAAGTTGAATTTGTGATGATAGGATTGAAAAGGGAAAATATATTGCCTTAACCATTGAATGAAGGGCAGTGGTTCTTTAAAGCCTGCACTAAAACATATTTGATTAATAACGAATTCATATCGAAACATAATAAACTTGTTTTCTGACATAAATATATCTGGTTTGACACGTTGGTTTCTTATATGAAGTCTGTGCGTGAAGCTTTAGCCAACGTTCAGCGAGAGTACGAACGAATCATACTATGATTACCCGGGCCATCAACTTAACCCCAATGCAGCCTAaggttttatttcttataatattattgcaaTTTACTTACCCTTTCCCCGGATGAACGGCTATCCCTCTAGGGTTATAAATTTCAACTTTTGAGAATAGCACTTTTCTTACTTTACTGTCCAAATTAGCTACCTCAATAGACAGCTTTTTAGAATCTGTCCAGAAAATATTTCTGGCAGACCAGTCTACGGCTAAGCCTTCAGGTGATTGTATAtctaaaaaagaaaacaattttgttaaatgCTTATGTCAAAACTTGGAAACAACACTAAAGATAACTCAATTGTCCCTTTAAATATTCATGGACGTTTGGTAGATTCGTTCTAGTTCAGAACTTGTAATAATCTCGAATAACAATATCTTTAAAgtggtttttaaataaaactatcgtTAAAAGCATTAAAACAGGTGTAAATAtatctgtattttttattagaagTTAATTACTTAACCATATATTtcgcttcttcttcttccttttaaatatcttatttgAATGTGTGATACTCTCGTTaatcaaataatacacaaatttaagAATAGCTAATAAGATTGGTGGGTATTGAACTTACCCTGAGATAGAAACTGTTCAAATCCTGATCCATCATACGAAGTTCGCTTTATTGCACTGCTAATAACATCGCCCCAATAAATTTTTCCATTCAAGCAATCAACATCAATCCCGACTGCAACTTGGTAATTTGCACTGCTAAATGGTTTAGCAAAGTCGCTTGGAGTAACTACAAATGGTACACGATATATTGACGCACCGTCGCTGACAACCAAGAAATTACCAGCTTGTCGAGGATTTAATACACAATTTGTACCATTTCCATTATACCCCGAGTTACATTCACACTCATAACCATCACTGGTCTTCAGACACGACGCATGCACgtcgcaaaaatatggattcGTTCGACAGTTAACTTCTTGAAGACAAATGTAGCCATCTCCTATATAACCTTCACTACAAATGCATTGATATGACTCTTCCACTGGCGTacacactgcattgtaatcgcaGTCATTTGCGTAGTCACAACTCCTACCTTTAGGAACACATTGAGAGGTTCCGTCACCTTCGTAGCCATCATTACAGTGACAATAATTTACTCTAACCGAATCATCGTAAAGACACGAGGAATGTTCTGCACAGACTGCGCCATTACATAGCTGTTTGTCTGGAATACATGCATCGCTTTGATCTTTTATGTACCCTTCTATGCACTGACAGATATATTCACGGGTGTTTATATCTATCCGGCATTCGGCGTTTAATTCGCAGTCTGAACTGTTTGTGCAGATGAAGTTCGGCCGACATGTATAGCCATCACCGTGATAGCCCGAATCGCATACACATATTAGATCGCCTGTGCCTGTCTCTATGCAATGGGCACCAAGACCGCATGAGCAACTGGGTCCAGTTCTTTCAATGCATTCGTACGCATCACCCTCAAATCCTTCGGAACAAACACATTGACCATATGGCTGATAACTTCCGATATATGATTCTGTAGAAAAAGAGCATACCGCGTTTGTTGGACAGTCAGAGTCTCGTTGACAagtatctaaaaattaaaaagtttatggTGTTATATTTAGCTTCACAAACATATTACTAGATATCCGTAATAGGTAGTTACTGTTAATACTTACATGTAGTATCATTTTCATTAGTTAATGTAGGTGTACTTGAGTCTTTATAATCATTGATGCGACATAAGTCATTGCCACCATGGTCATAATTCGAATAACCAGGAGGGCAGACACAACCATAAAGGTCACAATTAGGCAATACGAACGTTTCATTATACTCAGCTTCTGTCAAAGTAGTTGATGATTCTAAAGGAGTATTCCCAATAGCATGACTTGTTTCAGGGAAACTAGATATATTCTCAGAACAGTATTGACCATCGCCCGTAAATCCAGGATTGCATTGGCAAATATAAGTATTGGTATCCTGTGAGTAGCCGCAATGAGCATTAGGGGAGCAGTTACCGCAGGTTGGTATATCATATGCGATCCAACATCTTTCTCCATTTCCAGTGTACCCTGGGTTACACAAGCAAATAGGCTCTTCATTAGGATTATCGATGCACTTGGCGTTAGGGTCACAAATCTTATCTCTACATCTAGATATGATCGTACACGTGACTCCGTTACCTTCATAACCTTCACGGCATTGACATTGGAAGCTTCCGTCTTCGTTGAAACATTCAGCATTTGAGTCGCAATTATGTGTTCCAGCAGCACATTCGTCTATATCGACACACGCTGTTGTTTCTTCATAATAAATACCAGTGAAACCGGTTTGACACATACAACTGAATGAATCGCCTTGAGCTACACAGGTACTGTGTGGACCGCagctatttctgccctgaataCAAGGATCCTCTTGACCTGTAGGTACAATTTTATTAGTGGAGCCATACCTCACTATATTATCTTTTGCGTCAAATgataaatagtttttaataacCTTCATAGTTGAAGGCACCTGGTCATCTTCAGAGTACGTTGCAAATTTACATGTGTTAAATGTGAATATTTGCGAAACTATCTGCGTATATTTTTGCCCGGTCACTTTGTTGGTAAAAACTCTCCTTGATACACTATGCAGCGTTCCAATTTGTGTTGTTGTGTATTGTTCTTCATATTCAGTAACTTCAAGTCTGCCTGCTTGTATTACAGGAATAGTACCACGAACATCAACGTCTAATGTAAGTTGATCAAATACATCATGTCCAAGATAATCTTGATTTATAACTACTCTGTCGTCAGTTTCAGGAAAGTGTATTTCTGCTGTATGATTAAACACGCCTCCAGTAAGTTGATAGCCATTTTTGACGTTATCTGATGGCTTTGCGAACAGCCAACCTACAACACTTCCAAACACGCTAAGTAGTTGCAAACTATTACCCAGCGAAAGTGGTATCTGTGTTAAGGCTGTATAAGATCTTCCGTCTGCAACAACAACATATGCTTGTACATCAACATCGTCTAGATTTTCGTTATTAATCACGCCATTGAGTTTTCCATGGACACGTAGCGGCACGTCACTTTTAATACAAGACTTTCCATTTCCGTAGAAACCTTCATTGCACTGACAGCAGATACCAGCTTCATAATCGACACATCTTGCTTGTATGTGACATACACTAGGCCCACTCTGCGCACATGTTTTACTTTCTTCTTCAATTTCGATTTCATTTTCGTCGTATTGATCTGGGAGTTCAACAGTTTCATTAACAGGTATATTTCCGACTCTGAATACATATTTGCCTGGTTCTTGAGAGTTCGACCATCTGGAATTCGTttaaaaagattatattttattacaagctgttatttttttaattatttaaacaattatttaatatagaGCTACCAGTTCTGTATAAGCTATAAATACTTACGAAACTATATTTCGAATTTGGTGGCTGCCCGACCCTCTTAGAGTATATATTCTACCATCTTCAGATATGAAACCCGCCTGTGCCTTAGCATCGGGCAGACTTCCTACTGGAGTTTCCCTCTGGAACCACTGTATCTCTCGCTCGGGGTACAAGAGCTCTACAAAGCTTTCAGTGCCGTTGCTTATAACAGCTATTTGGAAACTGTTTTTCTTATCCTGTCTTTCATTATTCGCATATTGAACATCAATCCATGTCGCTATAAATACACTTTTCGGTTTAAAATCGTAGTATTCGTGGAAATTGTTCTGAACGCTTTCCTCTGCCTTTTGTAAGACATATGACTCGTTAGTTTCTCTGTAATATACATTTCCACTCTCTGTTGTATCGATGTTAGCATAAAATGCCGCTATAGATGGATACGGAAGAGGGAATTCTGCATTTAAAAAGCTGGGAATATCAGCTCTAAATGAAAGTACTCCATAATTGTTAACCTGCAATAAAAAATTCTGATGTACTAAtacttaaggcgaggttttcccagcactttaggtaaaaattgcgcgaacgttagattcgataggtacgcatggacacgggcgtcgggcatggctgagaacgaaccgagcgatgtgggtcaacgaccgccgatccagaaggaccgcgtaatatttttaaaacttacagttgtgctagagtacggaattactgtgataatattttttatgcatttttgaagtaaatcttttttatcgacgtatgagagaaatgttatgttacgcgcaaaatcatgatttcaacattatgaaatcatattttgtgcggcggccatcttggatttaaaaaatgatcacaaaatcgttatctgcaccctcgagaacctcggacacgatatccatattgctgaaatcataattttgtgcggccgccatcttggatttcaaaaatgatcccaaaatcgttctctgcaccctcgagaacctcggacacgatatccatattgctgaaatcataattttgtgcggcggccatcatggatttctaaaatgatcacaaaatcgttatctgcaccctcgagaacctcgaacacgatatccatattgctgaaatcataattttgtgcggcggtcatcttggatttatctaacttccctaaagtacatatatacaaaatcccgcgtggcataatattcaaaataatattgacagtggtcacgggcgtactgctggcttgagcgagcatgcaaccaaggcgtcgcgtttggtttattacgaaaaaaatttttataaaataattcacaaagcgtattgataaatcccacagtgaaaacttattaatactaataaactatcgaataaaataagttttgtgtttatagctatcatagttttatgataatataaacaattcaaataagaaagactatttttcaaaaaataaatctatcgagattttttttcgtaatcgtgttttcgaaacagcgataatttagataaagaaatgaagataaacatgtcaaaaaattggaaccgtagtatttgtagaagtattttaagtagatttttaaaaatgttactttttaggactatagcgcttTAAGTactaaactatataaataaacttgtaGTTTTGAAGATTTACAAAGTGTAGGTAGGTAGTGTATCTACACTTTGTAATCTCATTTTCAgagtaagtatttaaaaattttaattttctaaatttttatcacgtcttgtaatgttatttatagtaaaataacacgtaaatataaccaaaataaatattgcacatacataatttgatttttttatgaaattaaggtaCGAGAggagcaagacgttcagttgatgataTTTTATACGCCTAGTCCATTACTaagcagcgccgctcaggattcttgaaaataaaaattctgagcggtaatacaatagcgctcgtcacctcgagagaagatgttaagtctaatttgcccagtaatttcactagctacggcgcccttcacaccgaaacacaataatgcttacacatttctgcttcacggcaggaataggcgccgttgtggtactctaaagttataataaaatgctagaatctagccgacatcctgtgcaaagcagcctcccactggttgaaaataaaacagttcctcaaaaatagtgaaataattttaacattttgttaTATCTTTTACAATTGAGATTTTCCCTGATAACTGAgcctataatattatagtatatatatataatactaaacAGTGTTGTTATAGTtacttatgcaactgttgtgtaatgaggggtattaaaatacgaatgtgGGCTATCACACGAGGTGAAGCCGAGtgtaataatagtatcacataagtgttttaataccaaattatcaacagttgcatacaagactttatctacacccagaatttgaatcctctaaaagattgtGAAacactgctaacattaaaacagccagtcttAGTAGTAATCTAATATTATCATCCATTACTCATTaggtatatacaaataaactaagtgttaatgaaagaattatttattttagtagtaatttacattttgtatagtgcaattattaaaattcacttgaatattatgttcttttgcagcgtttaaaatatctggcggtgtgctgtcaaaacttgaatcgctcactttttgtaaacaaaacaattaaaaaatttctaagaaaaatggcggggattcgaataacctacttttttttacggcgcgcgacgttctggtagcgTGGAACGCGcgaacgaaaatgttctttttttgaaattcatacagataatACGCATCGACCAGAATGTGGCTGTTTCTGATGAAATTCTTTGCACATGAatggatcgaaaaaaaaacataggagtgttgttatgaaattcagtacaacattacaacactcgtttggatgatgtaatggttattaggacattgtgtgttttaatgttggcaataagctaactgtttcagaatctttaatagaggatttaaagcatgggtgtagataaatttcgaaattacatttttcttcgatatttttattgttttgtttacaaaacatgagcgattcattttaaaagttgcaaaagaatttaaaaattatcccaaaattgttttctgcaccctcgagaaccgcggacacgatatccatattgctgaaaacatagttgtttgcggcatatttatttgaattttcattattgcactatacaaaatgtaaattactactaaaacaaataattgtttcattaatacttagtttatttctatataatcagtaatgaatgatattaggtgactaggactggtgttttaatgttagcagtaagccaACTGTTCCAGAATGTTTTAGAGGATATTccgggtgtagataaagtcttgtattcaactattgataattaggcattaaaacactcatgttcATCacaaatccacattcgtgttttaataccccttattacacaacagttgcataaataactattaaagcatgggtgtagataaaatactaaatttcgCAAAATATACTATCGTGCTTTTACAAATGTCTCGACCTCTCGAGTTCTGGTATGATAATGTTATCAGTCGGGTCGTCTGTACAGATACCGTAGGCCTACTTGCTGTATAAATTTCTTCTTAGATAGTAAATGAAATAACAAACCgtttagtaaatataaattgacTTCATTGCTACTTATAATtcactagcttttacccgcgacatCGCGCGTTAAATACGAATCGCGCTACAAAAAATGTCACTTTGTGTCTTTGAAACTAAAACCCTAttggtttataatattttttaaccgacttccaaaaggaggaggttatcaattcgatcgttttttttatgtatgtacaccgattactctgatatttatgatccgatttacgtaattcttctttgtttgatgcgaaatagatgccatttggtcccataaaaattttacatagtttggcccagtggttttcattttatgaacacatatatgaaaattttcgtctacctggatgacaggTGGAGGCATTtattggagttttcattcaagttgattatatattattattaactgacactaaaacgtataaaataaaaaataaactacgtttaaaaaaaccgacttcaaaaactgaaaagtatcgaataactaaacattttatttaatacacctcttatgcaaacctttacctttaatattaataaaatactattatttgtatatgctacatattgatagctttgaagtcagtgccaagccaaatgtaataaaggtacctacacccgccacgcgtgactttgagcgggatagcttcgtctagaaaaaaacaacccaagcggacagacacgcaagaccagacaacctaaataaatacagtaagtaagctgtttataatattaagttttattttgtttagggcttggcactgacttaaaacctttcaataggtagcacatattaataatagtattttattaatattaaagtcggtttttttaaacgtagtttattttatatactcaaatacatacatacatgcatCATAGAACAtagtcatataatatatacattgtaTATGGCTAAGTTTTCTGATGTATgacttagataatatatacgcctagatagtctctttctgttagacaaccgataaaaacaggccaggaatattagtttagtgtgcgtgacaagcttcgtCTTTCACTCGCGATTTGCGGGagttactttgtgttagtgttcgtgaattgctcaaaatagaggttagttctaaactcaattattttcgacgttttcacagctgtcatagtctatctagacgtatgatcTAAGATGTATGAGGTGTAACttacataaatttttttaattttaagaaaggTGAACTTGCAAGCATCGCAAAAAATCGTTATAAAGTTTTGGTGAGGCTTTAAGtactttctaaaaggccggtcTTAATTCGTCTGTTggaagataatgtgggcggcggtgattactttaTCAAGTAACCCACTTAGACCGAAGCGCTCCTTCCACGCTGGTATTCCAAGTTTGTATACAAGTTCTTGCCAGGTGTTTTCGGAGTTTTTTGATTAATTGAGTGacgcgaagctgagcggagctcccaccaggtgactccaattgatttctgtgttaaattatttctcggccatttctggaccgattttaaaattttttgaactcattgaattattattttatttattatgggttatggtcgagacagaattttgaatttcaacttgattcaatcaagtattttaattaaaaacaaacaagatttacaaaattattctaaattagcacgcgctatttatatttatttaaaaattgagccgattgatgaaatcacaataagttttaattgctATCCTTTGATTATTTTCGAATCAGGTTTGCACGAATATACGTCGCAGCGAAGCGGTATCACGAGCGACTATGGGATCCTAGTTATAttatctactagctgacccggcaaacgttgtttgccatataaagtataattcacgcgatagttttataaataataaatagcctatatgttattctggtgtaaaagctatattattgtaaagtttcatcaaaacccaatcagtagtttttgcgttaaagaagttcaaacatacatccagacatacaaactttcacatttataatattgataataggatatatataaaaatgaattgctgttcgttagtctcgctaaaactcgcgaacggctggaccgatttggctaattttggtcttgaattatttgtggaagtccagagaaggtttaaaaggaataaataggaaaatgctgctaaattaaataaaaacaacaaatttgtttttcctttgatgtgtccatacataatttctatgagagaatttattgacgcacggtttgacagttctgctgtgaaacaatttcattacgacagcagggtgcatattttacgaagtaatttttgatgttatgatatattatagacaaattcatataagaacattattttatttattataatatacagaataACGTTTGTcgcagctagttataaatataaacaccTCGATGTATATTTCAAACtctaaaaaattgtcaataattaAATTGGTATAAAATCAATGGTTGGATAAGCGAGTCAGTGACCCAAGCTATCGACTGCCCACGTGCATTTCCGTTGCATTTCGCACACACACTATCAGTTAATTTAACACAATTCAAATGgcatatctattattttttttgtatgctaaatttatttattttatactacatTAATTAACTGAAATAAGGCTGACTTGTACTTTGATTTTCTAAACGTATTATACTTATTTCTGGtaaattttttgaattattaGGTGAGTGTCCGGTCGAAATGATTTTTTAACTTCCCGCGAAGAAaatttaaggtcctaggaagttTCCCTGcctattcccgcgatggtgtccgtacgtctgtatgtatgtgtgtgtgtgtgtatgtatggatgtaAAAATCTTTTAACTTTTGAACGACTTGACTGATTTCAGTGTCATTGGAAAGGACTTGAcaaaacttagattttgaatacaattcggaccgatatatttaaagaaatctcataaaaccaatatttttttttttcatatttgttttttttggaataaaaattaaactgcTTTACGATCAATTCTAAATAATCTATTCTGATCAGCgcttaacataaaaaaaccacgtcgatcgccaccaagcgggtcaaaatcggttgattcgttcgTTAGTTATTgttgacgaaagaaaaccgaaaaaagtgttttttcttCAACAACTTCAAAATTACTTCGAAATTCCGAGTTCGATTAATTGAAACTTAAAGATTCTTTATGAGGAAAAAACTGAGTAAATGCCGCCAACCGCGCGAAAATCGGtccattcattcaaaagttattaccgtttgaaaattcaaacaatagtgttttattaaactattatcatacttttgagctcgAAGACAAATACCTaggacaaatactatctttacTCATTTCATCTACAGTCCCCCtaaaaacgtcgggttaactaaaatagtaataaaaatttaactattacgcaaaaatctaatgtaaaaacaaaggtacaattaattttaatcccttaaaaagtgttttatttaaatgtatttatatttttgaaaatccgtaaaaaactaattaaattaaatttgaaattaaaatttcttgttcaactctcaggatgtgGTTGCatctacattaaaaaaaaatacaaattgtttatatctgaaagagcgacatcttaagtcaagttcttaatatgcaaatattggggttgagcaggttataaactgtatagccacaaccagagagttaaacaaagcatacaagatttgtCAACATCGTCgctcgaacggttagttcagcagaaagagcgctcgcacggaacgcgagtggTCGCGGATTTCAGtctcgcatcattcataaatttgttttcaaatttaagttgtgtaattaatcccagaagtgagggttatcactttaaaaataaaatattttgcttatcATGAT contains the following coding sequences:
- the LOC126971760 gene encoding nidogen — encoded protein: MWSVLLLLVYAACATAITRDQFYPYGQGLDQRLPRGAEVPSPEVPLNVPIAFYGEIYESVFVNNYGVLSFRADIPSFLNAEFPLPYPSIAAFYANIDTTESGNVYYRETNESYVLQKAEESVQNNFHEYYDFKPKSVFIATWIDVQYANNERQDKKNSFQIAVISNGTESFVELLYPEREIQWFQRETPVGSLPDAKAQAGFISEDGRIYTLRGSGSHQIRNIVSWSNSQEPGKYVFRVGNIPVNETVELPDQYDENEIEIEEESKTCAQSGPSVCHIQARCVDYEAGICCQCNEGFYGNGKSCIKSDVPLRVHGKLNGVINNENLDDVDVQAYVVVADGRSYTALTQIPLSLGNSLQLLSVFGSVVGWLFAKPSDNVKNGYQLTGGVFNHTAEIHFPETDDRVVINQDYLGHDVFDQLTLDVDVRGTIPVIQAGRLEVTEYEEQYTTTQIGTLHSVSRRVFTNKVTGQKYTQIVSQIFTFNTCKFATYSEDDQVPSTMKVIKNYLSFDAKDNIVRYGSTNKIVPTGQEDPCIQGRNSCGPHSTCVAQGDSFSCMCQTGFTGIYYEETTACVDIDECAAGTHNCDSNAECFNEDGSFQCQCREGYEGNGVTCTIISRCRDKICDPNAKCIDNPNEEPICLCNPGYTGNGERCWIAYDIPTCGNCSPNAHCGYSQDTNTYICQCNPGFTGDGQYCSENISSFPETSHAIGNTPLESSTTLTEAEYNETFVLPNCDLYGCVCPPGYSNYDHGGNDLCRINDYKDSSTPTLTNENDTTYTCQRDSDCPTNAVCSFSTESYIGSYQPYGQCVCSEGFEGDAYECIERTGPSCSCGLGAHCIETGTGDLICVCDSGYHGDGYTCRPNFICTNSSDCELNAECRIDINTREYICQCIEGYIKDQSDACIPDKQLCNGAVCAEHSSCLYDDSVRVNYCHCNDGYEGDGTSQCVPKGRSCDYANDCDYNAVCTPVEESYQCICSEGYIGDGYICLQEVNCRTNPYFCDVHASCLKTSDGYECECNSGYNGNGTNCVLNPRQAGNFLVVSDGASIYRVPFVVTPSDFAKPFSSANYQVAVGIDVDCLNGKIYWGDVISSAIKRTSYDGSGFEQFLSQDIQSPEGLAVDWSARNIFWTDSKKLSIEVANLDSKVRKVLFSKVEIYNPRGIAVHPGKGKIFWSDWNRSGPKIEWANMDGSERGIFLDQTDVKLPNSLAIDWVRDRLCYADAGLLSIRCVGIDNMEKEIVAANCSYPFGLAINGDKFYWSDWKTLQIESIDTLTEVRGRVPITTASKRLYGVSVAPEECPALTNACQYRNGNCGANQICLPNGQSRTCVDGDHIPENY